A single genomic interval of Nostoc commune NIES-4072 harbors:
- a CDS encoding NAD-dependent succinate-semialdehyde dehydrogenase produces the protein MAIATINPATGETLKTFEPLNDAEINAKLDLANQTFEKYRQTSFSERSHALQKAADILEQDKAEFAKLMTLEMGKPFKAAIAEVEKCAVVCRYYAEHAPGFLADVSVKTDASQSFIRYQPMGAILAVMPWNFPFWQVFRFAAPALMAGNVGLLKHASNVPQCALAIENIIRRAGFPEGAFQTLLIGAAKVADLMADDRVKAATLTGSEPAGASLAAAAGKQIKKTVLELGGSDPFIVLESADLETAVVTATTARMLNNGQSCIAAKRFIVAEAIADKFEKLLLEKFEALKVGDPMQPDTDLGPLATPGILQDLDQQVQAATKSGGKVLTGGHPLSDRSGNFYPPTIIIDIPPEAPIAKEEFFGPVALLFRVPDIDAAIKLANDIPFGLGASAWTTNNQESDRLVEKIEAGAVFINGMVKSDPRLPFGGIKRSGYGRELSIQGIHEFVNLKTVWVK, from the coding sequence ATGGCGATCGCCACCATTAATCCCGCCACTGGGGAAACGCTCAAAACCTTTGAGCCACTCAATGATGCAGAAATTAACGCTAAACTCGATTTAGCTAATCAGACTTTTGAAAAGTATCGTCAGACAAGTTTTTCTGAGCGATCGCACGCTCTTCAAAAAGCTGCTGATATTTTAGAGCAAGACAAAGCAGAATTTGCGAAGTTGATGACTCTAGAAATGGGTAAGCCATTTAAAGCTGCGATCGCGGAAGTCGAAAAATGCGCCGTCGTCTGTCGCTACTATGCCGAACACGCCCCTGGTTTTTTGGCTGATGTCAGTGTAAAAACGGATGCCAGCCAGAGTTTTATACGTTATCAACCAATGGGTGCGATTCTCGCGGTGATGCCGTGGAATTTCCCCTTTTGGCAAGTATTTCGCTTTGCTGCACCAGCCCTCATGGCGGGAAATGTCGGCTTACTCAAACATGCTTCCAATGTGCCGCAATGCGCCTTGGCAATTGAAAATATTATCCGACGAGCAGGTTTTCCTGAAGGTGCGTTTCAAACTCTATTAATAGGCGCTGCTAAAGTCGCCGATTTGATGGCTGATGACCGCGTAAAAGCTGCCACATTGACCGGAAGCGAACCAGCAGGTGCATCCCTCGCCGCCGCCGCCGGGAAACAAATCAAAAAAACAGTTTTGGAATTAGGAGGAAGTGACCCGTTTATTGTGTTAGAAAGTGCTGACTTAGAGACAGCAGTTGTCACAGCTACTACAGCACGGATGTTGAATAACGGGCAATCATGTATTGCAGCGAAACGTTTTATTGTCGCAGAAGCGATCGCAGACAAATTTGAAAAATTACTTTTAGAAAAATTTGAGGCGCTCAAAGTAGGCGATCCCATGCAACCAGATACCGACTTAGGCCCACTCGCAACCCCTGGTATTCTCCAGGATTTAGATCAACAAGTGCAAGCTGCCACAAAAAGCGGTGGTAAAGTCCTCACTGGTGGACATCCTTTATCAGATCGTTCTGGAAACTTTTATCCACCAACGATTATCATAGATATCCCGCCTGAAGCACCAATTGCCAAAGAAGAATTCTTTGGCCCGGTAGCCTTGTTATTCCGGGTTCCAGATATCGATGCTGCCATTAAACTTGCTAATGACATCCCCTTTGGATTAGGTGCAAGTGCTTGGACAACCAACAACCAAGAGAGCGATCGCTTGGTTGAGAAAATCGAAGCCGGTGCCGTGTTTATCAACGGTATGGTCAAATCTGATCCCAGATTGCCCTTTGGTGGCATCAAGCGTTCTGGATATGGCAGAGAATTGAGTATCCAAGGTATACATGAGTTTGTCAATCTTAAAACCGTTTGGGTTAAATGA
- a CDS encoding Uma2 family endonuclease — protein MTQVLRKVVTFDEFVAKYPDNTGQRYELYDGVVVEMPQPTGDHEEIIVFLSTKITLEYSRLGLRYGIPKTVLVKPLENESAYSPDLLLLNLTNLVNEPRWKKESTVTQAASIPLVIEVVSTNWRDDYLKKYADYEEMGISEYWIVDYGALGGREFIGKPKQPTFLVCCLEEGEYRISKFRGDDRIQSPTFPELNLTAEQIFRAGTVS, from the coding sequence ATGACTCAAGTCTTACGCAAAGTAGTTACATTCGATGAATTCGTTGCTAAATATCCAGATAACACAGGGCAACGTTACGAACTATATGATGGAGTAGTAGTAGAAATGCCCCAACCAACAGGCGACCATGAAGAGATTATTGTATTTTTATCTACAAAAATCACTTTAGAATATAGTCGCCTCGGACTGCGGTATGGTATACCAAAAACAGTATTAGTTAAACCACTTGAAAACGAATCAGCTTATTCGCCAGATTTACTGCTCCTAAATCTTACTAATTTAGTTAATGAACCTCGGTGGAAAAAAGAATCAACTGTTACTCAAGCAGCATCAATTCCTTTAGTAATTGAGGTGGTGAGTACAAACTGGCGTGATGATTATCTGAAAAAATATGCTGACTATGAAGAAATGGGAATTTCTGAATACTGGATTGTAGATTATGGTGCATTAGGCGGTAGAGAATTTATTGGCAAACCAAAACAACCTACTTTTTTGGTTTGCTGTTTAGAAGAAGGTGAGTATCGCATTAGTAAGTTTCGAGGAGATGACCGAATCCAGTCGCCAACTTTTCCAGAGTTGAATTTGACCGCAGAGCAAATTTTTCGTGCTGGCACGGTCAGCTAA
- a CDS encoding cysteine dioxygenase family protein, giving the protein MTNHIILEPLPEDQWFIESQELRSFVATVREISAITVDDRTQTLAKLEPYFQELLAQQEWLPQKFAQANPESKMGGGIGQWLLYRAKDRSLSIFSLVIPPGSTTPVHDHLAWGLIGLYKGNQEETVYRRIDNGDAEGHAQLQITEVRLLQSGDIYRLLPPDGDIHAVKTTSQSASVSIHILGNDTGCILRHQFIPESHSVKSFRSGYSNAPCKEEEEKEHALR; this is encoded by the coding sequence ATGACAAACCACATCATCTTAGAACCATTGCCAGAAGACCAATGGTTTATTGAGAGCCAGGAACTACGATCCTTTGTAGCAACAGTGCGTGAAATTAGCGCTATTACTGTTGACGATCGCACCCAAACTCTCGCTAAACTAGAACCCTATTTTCAAGAACTGCTTGCCCAACAGGAATGGCTACCCCAAAAGTTTGCCCAAGCCAATCCCGAAAGCAAAATGGGCGGTGGTATTGGTCAGTGGCTACTTTATCGCGCTAAAGACCGTTCCCTGTCAATCTTTAGTTTGGTAATTCCCCCAGGTTCAACAACTCCTGTCCACGACCATTTGGCCTGGGGATTAATTGGTTTATACAAAGGCAATCAAGAAGAAACAGTCTATCGCCGTATAGATAACGGCGATGCTGAAGGACATGCACAATTACAAATAACTGAAGTGCGATTGCTTCAATCAGGGGATATCTATCGTCTGTTACCCCCAGATGGTGATATCCACGCTGTCAAAACTACATCCCAGAGCGCATCTGTATCTATTCATATTTTGGGTAATGATACTGGTTGCATCTTGCGTCACCAGTTCATCCCAGAATCTCATAGCGTTAAATCCTTTCGCTCTGGATATTCTAACGCTCCCTGCAAAGAAGAAGAAGAAAAAGAACATGCCCTACGCTAG
- the ylqF gene encoding ribosome biogenesis GTPase YlqF → MAITQNYRLNLIQWYPGHIAKAERKLKEQLKRVDVVFEVRDARIPLATHHPQIGEWVEGKTRVLILNRVDMITPQMRSLWIDWFKRQGEVPYFTNAQHGKGIAEVARAAQAAGVELNKRRSDRGMLPRPVRAVVIGFPNVGKSALINRLLGRRVVESAARPGVTRQLRWVRISEHLELLDAPGVIPLRLEDQDAALKLAICDDIGEASYDNQLVAAALVDLLNYLEAVAADLLPKKPLESRYQLDSTSDTGDTYLHALAEHRYKGDIERAARQLLTDFRKGLLGEMSLELPPN, encoded by the coding sequence ATGGCTATAACTCAAAACTATAGATTAAACCTGATTCAATGGTATCCGGGTCACATTGCGAAAGCTGAAAGGAAGCTCAAAGAACAGCTCAAACGCGTAGATGTGGTGTTTGAGGTACGAGACGCGCGGATTCCCTTAGCAACTCATCATCCGCAAATAGGTGAGTGGGTGGAGGGTAAGACACGGGTGTTGATACTTAACCGAGTAGATATGATAACGCCGCAAATGCGATCGCTCTGGATAGATTGGTTTAAACGTCAAGGGGAAGTCCCTTATTTTACCAACGCTCAACATGGTAAAGGTATAGCAGAAGTAGCGCGGGCAGCGCAAGCTGCTGGAGTAGAACTCAATAAAAGAAGAAGCGATCGCGGGATGTTACCCCGTCCAGTGCGGGCTGTGGTGATTGGTTTTCCCAATGTCGGCAAATCAGCTTTGATTAACCGCCTATTAGGACGGCGAGTAGTAGAAAGTGCAGCCCGTCCTGGGGTGACGCGCCAACTGCGCTGGGTGCGAATTTCCGAACATTTGGAATTGCTAGATGCTCCTGGTGTCATCCCTTTAAGATTAGAAGACCAAGATGCAGCATTGAAATTAGCCATTTGTGATGATATTGGTGAAGCATCTTACGATAACCAGCTAGTAGCAGCAGCTCTAGTGGATTTACTCAATTATTTGGAAGCTGTAGCCGCAGATTTATTACCAAAAAAACCATTAGAGTCCCGTTACCAACTCGATTCGACATCAGACACCGGAGATACCTATTTGCACGCCTTAGCGGAGCATCGTTACAAAGGTGATATAGAGCGAGCTGCAAGGCAACTTTTAACAGATTTTCGTAAGGGTTTGTTAGGTGAAATGAGTTTGGAATTACCGCCTAATTAA
- a CDS encoding adenylate/guanylate cyclase domain-containing protein gives MTELTLRLQEGDTETTIAVDQDIFTIGRLPECNLYLPFAGVSRNHARLVKTADGVWTIEDMGSKNGTQVNKYLVNFPQELHHGDIVWLGNVSLVVLLTSPVSQPTGHPGTSDINEQRTILHNVEQLQQQWIAADSKDGNINNKDKTIARLKDLVDIAKNLCAAASIEEIFSQVQQVVFRYLDSIERLALLIDVNGCGQLELVNAATRNISQQKHLPSDGSWISRSICQKVFDEKVVIQTADTQQDERFASEQSILVKGIRSAMAVPLWDENKVVGVLYADANLSSYHWANEGEEELSFFSALANIVASSVQRWLLVEKLKTEEMIRHRLERYHSPAVVQQLISVGGLPGGRLAPTESEISILFADLVGFTAISEQLTPTAIAQLLNNLFEEMLKEVFTWGGTLDKYIGDCIMAFFGAPEPQPDHADRAVNAAKGMLTRLEHLNANGFWHEPLQLRIAINSGKAVVGDVGSSQRVDYTALGATINLAARMEAVCPPSECVISEATHKMLSLPSDFEEMGDYRFKGIERLVKIYQTKLQPMPTIITPFMNL, from the coding sequence ATGACTGAACTGACGCTACGCCTACAAGAGGGAGATACCGAGACAACGATCGCAGTTGATCAAGATATATTCACAATTGGCCGTTTGCCGGAATGTAACCTGTACTTACCTTTTGCTGGAGTATCTCGCAACCATGCCCGCTTGGTTAAAACGGCTGACGGGGTGTGGACTATTGAGGATATGGGTAGCAAAAACGGGACGCAAGTAAATAAATATCTTGTTAACTTTCCCCAAGAGTTACATCACGGCGATATCGTTTGGCTGGGCAATGTTAGCCTGGTAGTGCTGCTCACAAGCCCTGTTTCCCAACCTACAGGGCATCCTGGAACTTCGGACATTAATGAACAAAGAACAATCCTTCACAATGTCGAACAATTACAACAGCAATGGATCGCAGCCGATAGCAAAGATGGCAACATCAATAATAAAGACAAAACCATTGCCCGTCTCAAAGACTTAGTGGACATAGCTAAAAATCTTTGTGCGGCGGCGTCTATAGAAGAGATTTTTTCTCAGGTGCAGCAAGTGGTTTTTCGTTACCTTGATAGTATCGAGCGTTTGGCATTATTAATTGATGTTAATGGTTGTGGTCAATTAGAATTAGTCAATGCTGCTACTAGAAATATTTCCCAACAAAAACATCTCCCCTCTGATGGAAGTTGGATCAGTCGTAGTATCTGTCAAAAGGTGTTTGACGAAAAAGTTGTTATTCAAACAGCCGATACCCAGCAGGACGAACGGTTTGCTAGTGAACAGAGTATTTTAGTTAAAGGCATTCGCAGCGCGATGGCAGTGCCTTTATGGGATGAGAATAAAGTTGTGGGCGTATTGTATGCCGATGCCAATCTTTCTTCTTATCATTGGGCAAATGAAGGCGAAGAAGAACTCAGCTTTTTTTCAGCTTTAGCAAACATTGTGGCTTCTAGCGTCCAGCGTTGGCTACTGGTAGAGAAACTCAAAACTGAAGAAATGATTCGTCACCGGTTAGAACGTTATCATTCTCCAGCAGTTGTGCAGCAGTTGATTTCTGTAGGTGGATTACCGGGTGGTCGTTTAGCTCCCACGGAGAGCGAAATTAGTATTTTGTTTGCAGATTTGGTTGGTTTTACAGCAATTTCTGAACAGTTAACACCAACTGCGATCGCTCAATTATTAAATAATTTATTTGAAGAAATGCTAAAAGAAGTGTTTACTTGGGGCGGTACTTTAGATAAGTATATTGGCGATTGTATTATGGCATTTTTTGGCGCTCCAGAACCGCAACCAGATCACGCCGATCGCGCTGTTAATGCAGCCAAGGGAATGCTCACTCGTCTCGAACATCTTAATGCTAATGGTTTTTGGCACGAACCCCTTCAATTACGTATTGCGATTAATAGTGGTAAGGCTGTTGTAGGAGATGTCGGTAGTTCCCAAAGGGTAGATTATACAGCGTTAGGCGCGACGATTAATCTTGCTGCTCGTATGGAAGCAGTTTGTCCTCCTAGTGAATGTGTGATTAGTGAAGCCACTCATAAAATGCTTTCACTGCCTTCAGACTTTGAGGAAATGGGAGATTATCGTTTCAAAGGTATTGAGCGATTGGTTAAGATTTATCAGACAAAATTGCAGCCAATGCCAACAATTATTACTCCATTTATGAATCTTTAG
- a CDS encoding VanZ family protein: MNRFPISAQTFNRLIVIISIVSVLLATLYPFNFSIPDSFSLPEFFANFNNASNFQDQVNNFLLFMPLGFGFTRLLQKRRIKTGVQVFIVTLVSAGLSFTVEVLQIFLPSRMPTPSDIINNSIGGFLGFICFYLWNSQSFKQTVAQIENSKASRSIKQIIVFCIGYIFLTFLISLLWQNTINLSNWDASYPLLIGNEQTRDRPWQGYMSEVYIADRAISKNEIAQGLADSSYLNNLGNSLIANYQFKGKCCYKEQTGQLPELLWQGQPSDAQEGKGVFLSSSHWLQTATPVKTLSQRISKTSEFTLSTTLATTNLEQFGPARIISISGTSLRRNLTLGQQGNNLDFRLRTPITGENGADFTLNIPNIFTDTNPHHIIITYSKATLQVYVDNLHNLYSLNLLELMPKNQRIFYYALTFIPLGFGLTILTLLAKRRLILSNFLIYGGILIPSLILEGILVSESGKNLSLKTLLLGMLFTGGTMVILRVRAAQLKMRS; encoded by the coding sequence ATGAATAGATTCCCGATTTCTGCTCAAACATTTAATCGACTGATTGTCATTATCAGCATTGTATCAGTACTATTAGCTACACTTTATCCATTTAATTTTTCCATCCCAGACAGTTTTTCCCTACCAGAATTTTTTGCTAATTTTAACAATGCTAGTAATTTTCAAGACCAGGTAAATAATTTTTTGCTGTTTATGCCGTTAGGGTTTGGCTTCACTAGACTCTTGCAGAAAAGAAGGATAAAAACAGGAGTGCAAGTTTTCATAGTTACTTTGGTGAGTGCTGGCTTATCGTTTACAGTTGAAGTATTGCAAATATTTCTACCTTCAAGAATGCCTACTCCATCAGATATTATAAACAATAGTATTGGTGGATTTCTTGGTTTTATTTGTTTTTATCTATGGAATAGTCAAAGCTTTAAACAAACTGTTGCACAGATAGAAAACAGTAAAGCTAGCCGTTCAATTAAACAGATAATAGTATTTTGTATTGGATATATATTTTTGACATTCTTGATTTCGCTGTTGTGGCAAAATACGATAAATTTGAGTAATTGGGATGCAAGTTATCCCCTACTGATTGGTAACGAGCAGACGAGAGATAGACCTTGGCAAGGATACATGTCTGAAGTTTATATTGCTGATCGAGCCATCTCAAAAAATGAAATAGCGCAAGGATTAGCTGATTCCAGTTACTTAAATAATCTTGGTAATTCACTAATAGCTAATTATCAATTTAAAGGAAAATGTTGCTATAAAGAACAGACTGGACAATTGCCAGAGCTATTGTGGCAAGGACAGCCTTCAGATGCACAGGAAGGTAAAGGTGTTTTTTTGAGTTCTAGTCACTGGCTACAAACAGCTACTCCTGTTAAAACTCTTAGCCAAAGAATTAGTAAAACATCTGAATTTACACTCAGCACTACCCTGGCTACTACCAACTTAGAGCAGTTTGGTCCCGCCCGCATTATTTCGATTTCCGGCACTTCTCTACGTCGCAATTTGACACTGGGACAGCAGGGAAATAACTTAGATTTTCGATTACGAACGCCGATAACTGGAGAGAATGGAGCAGACTTTACACTGAATATACCTAATATTTTTACAGATACTAACCCTCACCACATAATTATCACTTATTCCAAAGCAACCCTCCAAGTATATGTAGATAATTTACATAATTTGTACTCTTTGAATTTATTGGAATTAATGCCTAAAAATCAGAGGATTTTTTACTATGCACTAACTTTTATTCCTCTAGGGTTTGGCTTAACGATATTGACTCTTCTAGCAAAAAGAAGATTGATCCTTTCTAATTTCTTGATTTATGGGGGAATATTAATACCTTCTCTAATATTGGAAGGTATTTTAGTGAGTGAAAGCGGGAAAAACCTTAGTCTAAAAACCTTGTTACTCGGTATGTTATTTACAGGAGGAACTATGGTGATTTTAAGGGTGCGGGCTGCTCAATTAAAAATGAGAAGTTAA
- a CDS encoding RRXRR domain-containing protein, with amino-acid sequence MLLALRQGSNWRDTEQKILLRRIDVAATICPIIHNYMSKVFILNANQQPLYPVRISRARLLLSQGKATVFQRYPFTIILKESLSHLKLEQLGFKIHPGIKTTSTPRRK; translated from the coding sequence ATGCTCTTAGCATTAAGGCAGGGTAGCAACTGGCGCGACACAGAGCAAAAGATTCTACTAAGAAGGATAGATGTTGCTGCTACTATTTGTCCCATAATTCACAATTATATGAGTAAAGTATTCATTCTTAATGCCAACCAACAACCGTTATATCCAGTACGTATCAGCCGTGCTAGGCTGCTATTGTCACAAGGTAAAGCTACCGTATTTCAGCGATATCCCTTTACTATAATTCTGAAGGAATCCCTTTCTCATCTTAAACTTGAGCAACTTGGCTTCAAAATTCATCCTGGTATTAAAACTACTAGTACGCCACGACGGAAATAG
- a CDS encoding di-heme oxidoredictase family protein, producing the protein MRRLKLLSVLLIVGLSLSLSVFISFVFPHKVFGQFRTNIPNNATLLAQREAEVKSGFVVAPPNKPLRPAERLRRDTYGDVGLSPLRTTAQLDRLLYPSVPQSARQKLVEGAWFFTAPETVREGAGSMANQTRCAGCHLNNLESVPGLGLVTGISNVTRAGRSTPTNFSYTSGDTNKGGRPAGVRLDPVNPDGYANLNIVNKSDPALDAINNTGRTAAFTIFGDFSPSAEAVDPTKSYDPLDGTKNPITGNAQNFGGFVQHTRPPIAELKAFDSSIDCKPDAIPSIAQDRNLGRIDPTTGLSSSGFRRGVGERAGPPYIGRGLMEAIPNQDITDAPDPSDTIGGKSSLKTAVFKCKGDCVTGKVNVIPANAPPDQPNALISGVGRFGLRANGAEILQFIIGGLQGELGITTLANNNEIKIADPKIAPYNKNCQKNLVTDPEFPLSTPFSERNFLRLTAPPEFGPNLLAVLNSKNPSQPRSGYNRAASVQRGAQLFGIDLTAFANRMIPGRMPSGGDGRNPNAINQSDHMVSCVSCHTPVQRTGRSPAFGDPSLGADAASVVNILSYRWAPIFSDLLLHKGPIIDAERFAPTPRDPILVSRSTVVGSNQLNFKTYDLPRNLTDDIFSNQKATAKGEEFRTPPLMGIGKVGPPFLHDGSVYLSTLTRDTTPAGTVFTNSEVTNAPLVIRSVDDALRAAIELHDLPAPDDYKTSKLPGGGCPVPPGGKVFNKIGNVINYGSSPEDVICPPYSSAISKTHRSEAREVIGRYRSLKPSDQQAIIDFLKEL; encoded by the coding sequence ATGCGAAGACTTAAACTTCTGAGTGTCTTGTTGATAGTGGGTTTATCCCTTAGCCTTTCAGTGTTCATTTCTTTTGTTTTCCCACACAAAGTTTTTGGTCAATTTCGTACCAACATTCCCAACAATGCCACGTTACTTGCACAGCGAGAAGCCGAAGTTAAATCGGGCTTCGTGGTTGCGCCTCCCAATAAACCCCTTCGTCCAGCAGAGCGTCTCCGCCGCGATACCTATGGCGACGTGGGACTTTCTCCCCTGAGGACAACGGCTCAGTTAGATCGATTGCTCTATCCTTCTGTTCCGCAATCAGCTCGCCAGAAACTGGTGGAAGGGGCGTGGTTTTTTACTGCCCCAGAAACTGTTAGAGAAGGTGCAGGTTCGATGGCTAACCAAACTCGATGCGCAGGCTGTCACTTGAATAACCTTGAGTCAGTTCCGGGGCTGGGGCTGGTCACGGGTATCTCTAACGTCACTCGAGCTGGACGGTCAACCCCCACCAACTTCAGTTATACGTCGGGTGACACCAACAAAGGTGGTAGACCAGCTGGTGTTCGCTTAGATCCAGTCAATCCAGACGGTTATGCTAATTTGAATATCGTCAATAAGTCCGACCCAGCTTTAGATGCAATCAATAATACCGGGCGAACCGCAGCCTTTACGATTTTCGGGGACTTTTCACCATCGGCTGAAGCAGTCGATCCTACGAAATCTTACGATCCTCTGGATGGCACTAAAAATCCCATCACAGGTAACGCACAGAATTTTGGTGGTTTTGTGCAGCATACACGTCCTCCGATCGCTGAACTTAAAGCTTTCGATAGCAGTATAGATTGCAAACCAGATGCAATCCCAAGCATCGCCCAAGATCGAAACCTCGGCAGGATTGATCCAACTACGGGTCTGAGTTCAAGTGGATTTCGCCGTGGTGTCGGTGAACGCGCTGGCCCCCCCTATATCGGTCGTGGACTAATGGAGGCTATTCCAAACCAGGACATTACCGACGCTCCTGATCCCTCTGACACTATAGGCGGCAAATCGTCTTTGAAAACTGCTGTATTCAAGTGCAAGGGTGATTGTGTCACAGGTAAGGTTAATGTGATTCCTGCCAATGCGCCACCTGACCAACCCAACGCTCTAATCTCTGGGGTAGGGCGTTTTGGCTTACGTGCCAATGGCGCAGAGATACTACAGTTTATCATTGGGGGCTTGCAAGGTGAGCTTGGCATTACTACCTTAGCTAACAATAATGAGATCAAAATTGCTGATCCCAAAATTGCTCCCTACAATAAGAACTGCCAAAAAAATCTAGTAACCGACCCTGAGTTTCCCCTCAGCACCCCATTCAGTGAGCGCAATTTCTTACGCCTAACGGCTCCCCCTGAATTTGGCCCCAATCTCTTGGCCGTGCTAAATTCCAAAAATCCCTCTCAACCTCGTTCTGGCTATAATCGTGCAGCCAGCGTTCAACGGGGAGCGCAGCTTTTTGGCATTGATCTCACTGCCTTTGCCAACCGGATGATCCCCGGTCGTATGCCTAGCGGAGGCGATGGTCGTAATCCCAATGCCATTAACCAGAGCGATCACATGGTCAGTTGTGTAAGTTGCCATACTCCGGTTCAAAGAACTGGTCGGTCGCCTGCTTTTGGCGATCCATCCTTAGGTGCTGATGCAGCATCCGTTGTAAACATTCTCAGTTACCGTTGGGCACCAATTTTCTCGGATCTGCTTCTGCATAAAGGCCCCATCATTGATGCTGAAAGGTTTGCACCAACTCCGCGTGATCCAATCCTTGTGAGCCGATCCACGGTTGTCGGTAGTAACCAATTGAACTTTAAGACCTATGATCTACCCCGCAACCTCACTGATGATATCTTCTCAAACCAGAAAGCAACCGCTAAGGGTGAAGAGTTCCGTACACCGCCTCTGATGGGAATTGGTAAAGTTGGCCCTCCATTCTTGCATGATGGTAGCGTCTACTTGAGTACCCTCACCCGTGATACAACACCTGCGGGTACTGTGTTTACCAATAGCGAAGTGACCAATGCACCGTTGGTTATTCGTTCGGTAGATGATGCACTTCGTGCAGCAATTGAGCTACATGACTTACCTGCACCCGATGACTATAAGACCTCTAAGCTGCCGGGTGGAGGATGCCCTGTTCCTCCGGGTGGCAAAGTCTTCAATAAAATTGGCAATGTTATCAACTATGGCTCATCACCTGAAGATGTCATTTGTCCACCTTATAGCAGTGCTATTTCAAAAACTCATCGGAGTGAAGCACGTGAAGTTATCGGTCGTTACCGTTCTCTAAAACCTTCTGATCAACAAGCGATAATTGATTTTTTGAAAGAACTATAG
- a CDS encoding class II aldolase/adducin family protein, whose amino-acid sequence MPYARPQPPVFERVEDERLHRKQRLAAAFRLFGKFGFSEGIAGHITARDPEFTDHFWVNPLGTYFGHIRVSDLLLVNREGEVVKGDAEVNRAAFAIHSQIHEARPDVIAAAHAHSLYGKAWSSLGRLLDPLTQDSCAFYEDHALFDDFTGVVLEISEGQRLAQALGSNKAIILRNHSILTVGHTVDEAAYWYINLERSCQAQLLAEAAGRPTIIKHETARLTQTQVGSHTSGWFGFQPLYDRIVREEPDLLN is encoded by the coding sequence ATGCCCTACGCTAGACCACAACCCCCCGTATTCGAGCGAGTTGAAGACGAACGCCTGCACCGCAAACAACGCCTAGCTGCCGCCTTTCGCCTATTTGGTAAATTTGGTTTCAGCGAGGGAATCGCCGGCCATATTACAGCTCGTGATCCAGAATTTACAGACCATTTTTGGGTGAATCCATTAGGAACATACTTCGGTCATATCCGAGTTTCTGACCTGCTGTTAGTTAACAGAGAAGGTGAAGTGGTTAAGGGTGATGCTGAAGTGAATCGAGCTGCTTTCGCCATCCATTCTCAGATTCATGAAGCTCGACCTGATGTAATCGCGGCGGCTCATGCCCATTCACTTTATGGTAAAGCTTGGTCTAGTTTAGGTCGGCTTCTTGACCCCTTGACTCAAGATTCCTGTGCTTTTTATGAAGACCATGCCCTATTTGATGACTTTACAGGTGTGGTTTTAGAAATTTCTGAAGGTCAGCGATTGGCGCAAGCCTTGGGGTCAAATAAAGCTATAATCCTGCGTAACCATAGCATTTTAACTGTAGGACATACAGTAGATGAAGCTGCCTATTGGTACATTAACTTAGAGCGATCGTGCCAAGCCCAACTACTAGCAGAAGCTGCGGGTAGACCTACTATTATCAAACACGAAACAGCCCGTTTAACACAAACTCAAGTGGGGTCACATACAAGTGGGTGGTTCGGCTTCCAGCCCCTTTACGACAGAATTGTGCGCGAAGAACCTGATTTGCTAAATTAG
- a CDS encoding glyoxalase, whose protein sequence is MVFQYTNAFVTIASVNCDNLVNFYTKLLEQKPIILIPNVYAEFNLVSMHLGIFKPKKTNESEFEAIAKSKISLCIEVSNLEDAIAHLTALGYPPPGDICIASHGREIYAYDPDGNRIILHQAPVNDN, encoded by the coding sequence ATGGTTTTCCAGTACACTAACGCATTTGTCACCATAGCATCGGTTAATTGCGATAATTTAGTGAATTTCTATACTAAGTTACTGGAGCAAAAGCCAATTATTTTGATTCCGAATGTCTATGCTGAGTTTAATTTGGTTAGTATGCATTTAGGTATTTTTAAACCAAAGAAGACAAACGAATCGGAATTTGAAGCTATTGCCAAAAGTAAGATAAGTTTGTGCATAGAGGTGAGTAACTTAGAAGATGCGATCGCTCACCTAACAGCTTTGGGCTATCCCCCACCAGGAGACATTTGCATTGCTTCCCACGGCAGAGAAATTTATGCCTATGATCCTGATGGCAATCGGATAATTTTACATCAAGCCCCAGTGAATGATAATTAA